CGTACCACGGTGCCGGTGATACGGACCGGCACCGACGGCTCCTCGCGCAGGTACCGCGAGCCGGCCGCGCGCAGGGCGGGCAGATCCCCGGGTGAGAACTCGACGGGCTCGGGGCGGGCCGAGCAGCCTTCGGGGACCCGCGCGCCGGGTGCCCACTCGACGGCGATCCGGGCGCCCTCCGTACCGCGCACCAGGCCGACGAGGGCCTCCGTCAGTTCATGGCTGACGCCTGCCTCGACGGCGCCGTCGAAGGCGTCCATGCCGCCGGTGGCCCGGTGGTAGTCGATGGCCTCGCGGGCCGCGTACAGGGCCTGGTGGAGCCGCACGGCGAGGGGGCGGCCCGTGCCGACGGGGACGAACGCGGTGAGGCTGCGTCCGGCGGGGGCGGCGCCGACGAGGACGTGGTCGAGGAGGGCGTCGGCGGTCCTGCGGTGGCGGGCGCCGTAGTAGCCGGCACGCGCGCGCGTGGCGAGCGCTCCGGCGAGCATCATCCGGCGGGCGGCCGAGCGCAGTTGCTCCTCGACGGGCCAGGATGCGACGCCGGCGGGGCCGGTCGGGACGTCACGCCACCAGCGGATCTCGTCACTGGGCACCGCGAGGGCGACGAGCACCTCGCGCGCGGCGGGCGATCCGCTGCGGGCCAGCGCTACGAGGGCCTCGCCGAGCAGGTCGTCACTGTCGGGGAAGGCGCGGCTCTCGGGCACGAGGAGGCTCGTGCCGGTGCCGCCGGGCCCGGGTGGGGTCCAGCGGCCGTACCGTCCGACGGCTCCCCCTCGTCGCTGCCAGCCGTGCCGGCGCAGGAGGGCGCCGAGCACGGTGGGGTCGACCTGCTCGAGGGCGGGCGGTTCGTCGTGCCAGGGGGCGTCCACAGGGTGCGGGCGGACGGGCCGCAGGGGCTCCTCATTGGGCCGGTGCGTCACGGTCTGCCTCCCGTCCCGACCCGCGTCATGATCTCGCAGAGCGCGCGGTCGTCGAAGATGCGTGAGGTCGGTATCCGCACGGTGGTCCGGTGCCGGCCGGTGACGCGCTGGCCGGCGAGGTTGATCCAGTAGCAGCAGTGCCGCAGATCGAGGCGGTCGTGGCCGGCGCGCAGCCAGTCGTCCTGCGAGCGCGGTACGAGCATCACGACCAGGATCTTGTGCACCGAGACCGGGGTGCGGGCGAGCTTCGCCAGGTGGGCGTTGTCGAGCGTGAAGGAGAAGTACGGGCCCGGCGGGTTCGGTGCGATCTGGTACGTGCACTTCAGCTGGACCTTGATGGTGACCTCGTCGTCGACCGTGTGCCCGGGGGAGCCGTGGCTGACGTGCCAGTCGATGCCGTTGTCGGGGAACGGCTGGGACAGCGAGCAGCCGGCCGCCGCGGCGACAGCGTGCAGATAACCCACCTGCAGGGTCTCCATACAGGCGGTGGTGGCGAGGGTGCCTCGATGGGGTGCCGTGCGCTCGGGCAGCAGCCCGCCCCGTTCGGGCTGCGCTATCGCCATGACCAAATGCCTTCCAAGACGGACGAATTACCATGACAGGCCACTGAAGTGCGTAAACCTGTACCTCTGTTGTCTCCTTCCGGCGTACGGCGCAAACAGCCCGGGTATCACCAAACGGGCAGAAGACGGTGCGTCAGCTGCCGTGGGTGAACGAGGAGTTGCATAGGTATGACGTGCTGGTACGAGGGCCCTTTGGCCGCGTTCGACACGGAGACCACGGGTGTGGACGTCGAGACCGACCGGATCGTGTCGGCTTCAGTCGTGGTCCAGGAAGGTCCGGCCGTCCGGCCGCGGGTCAGCCGCTGGCTGATCAACCCGGGTGTGCCCGTGCCCGCTTCGGCGACGGCGGTGCACGGGCTGACGGACGAACATCTGCAGCGCAACGGCCGCTGGCCGTCCCCTGTGGTGGAGGAGATAGCCCGGGCGCTGGCGGAGCAGGCGGCGGCGGGCCGCCCGCTGGTCATCATGAACGCGCCCTTCGATCTGACCATGCTGGACCGGGAGTTGCGCCGCCATCGCGCCTCGTCGCTCGACCGCTGGTTCGAGTCGACACCGCTGCTGGTGCTGGATCCCCGGGTCCTGGACAAGCACCTGGACCGCTACCGAAAGGGCCGCCGCACCCTCACGGACCTGTGCGCGCACTACGGCGTCACGCTGGAGGGCGCCCATGACGCGGCGGCGGACGCGATGGCCTCCCTGGAGGTCGTACGGGCGGTCGGGCGCCGTTTCGCGACCCGGCTGGAGCGCCTCTCCCCCGCCGAACTGCACACGCTCCAGGCGGTGTGGCACGCGGGGCAGGCGCGCGGCCTGCAGGCGTGGTTCGCGAAGAGCGGTACGCCGGAGGCGGTCGATCCGGCGTGGCCACTGCGTCCGGAGATGCCGGCGGCGGCCTAGCCGTACTACAGCTGTACGACGGCATGAAAAAAGCCGGTCCGTCGATGACGGACCGGCTTTCTCCCGGTGGGCGATACTGGGTTCGAACCAGTGACCTCTTCGGTGTGAACGAAGCGCTCTCCCACTGAGCTAATCGCCCGGGAACGCACCGAACAATACAGGTCCGGGCGGCCTTCGTTCAAACCGCTTCGTTCAGGCCGCTTCGTTCAGGCCGCTCGGAGGTGTGCGGCCAGTCCGCGGCGTCCCGCGCGCATCATGAGGGTGTGGTTGGCGCGGAAGAGCGGCCGGCCGGGCACGGCGAGGCGGCGCATCAGCGGCTTGGTGACGTCTACCTCCTGGTCGTAGTCGGCCTGGGTGCCGGAGCCGACCGCGGTGAGTGTCCAGCGCGCCCAGCCGTCGAGGTCGCCGGTCATGGCGATCTCCAGGACTCCGGCCGCCGGATCGCCGCGCACCTCGCGCGCGGTGAAGGTCAGGTCGTAGGGAAGCAGGGAGCGGATGCGGATGACCCCGCTGGTGTCGTCGATGCGGTCGACCGCGCGCACCTGCGGCCACCAGTGGGGGTAGTCCTCGGCCTGCTCCAGGGCGTCGTACACGGCGGCCAGGGGCGCTGCCAGGGTCCAGCGGGCGCGGAAGCGGTAGTGACTCCAGTCCATGGGTTGGAGTGTGCCCCCGTGCCCGCCCTCACCGCGCGTCGCGGGGCGGGGGCGGGCACCGGTGTCCGTTACGAGGGCATCTTGTGGCCCAGCAGGGCGAGGTTCTCGATGGCGGCGAGGCCGTAGAGGGCGGTGTCGTTGGTGGCCACCCAGGTGGCCTCACTGCCCGGGACGAGGGCGACCGGGCCGGTCACCTGCTCGGTCTTCCAGGGGGCGGACTCCTTGTAGCCGTCGGAGTTGTAGAACTTGTCCCAGGCGCGCGCGGCGAGTTTCGCGTCACCGGTCTTTACGGCCGCGTACGCGTCGAGCCGGGAGTGGCCCTGGAAGAGGAGCAGGGTGCCGAAGTTGGACCCGTAGCGGGCCGCCTGTTCGGCTTTGGTGGCGTTGAAGTAGCGGCAGTAGTCGAAGTACGCCTCGTTGAACTTCGGCATGTCGACCAGGTCGATGAGTTCGGCGCACAGTTCGTTGAGTCCGAAGACCGCGGAGAGGTGCGAGACGCCTACGACAGGAGCCGCGGCGACGGCGAACTTCCCGGTGTCGAGGTCGTACAGTCCGCTGCCCTGGACGAAGCCGTTGGGCTGGGCGGCGATGGTCTCCATGGTGGAGAGCACGCGCGCCTTGGCCTTCTCCCACTTGGGGCCCTTGCGTTCCCACTCGGTCAGCCAGGCCGACACCAGGCCGCTCCAGTCGGTGCCGAAGCCGATCGACAGGGCGTGCCGGTCGGGTGTGTAGGGCTCGGTGCGGATCTTGCGCAGCGGGTCCAGGGCGAGGAACGTCTCGTCGCTGTCGACGTTGGCGTGCATGAGGTCGCCGACGCGTTCGTCACCGGTGAGGAAGTAGTAGTAGCGCCGGTAGGTGGTGTTGGCGATGCGCTGCTGCTTGGCGCTGTCGGCGTAGTGCTGGACGCCGTGCCGGGTGCCGAGGCCGGCCCACTGTCCGAGGTGGTAGACGTCGACCTCGCCGGTGTGGCGGGTCATCGCCTCCGCGAAGCGGAAGATGTCGGCGCGGCCGGAGCGCAGATACGCGAGCCAGAGCCACAGGTCGGGCGACAACTCGGAGTTGTCCCAGGCGTAGCCGCCGACGTCGTACCGCCACTGGTGCCGGTAGGTGTCGTAGGTGTGCATGATGTCGCCGTAGTCCCAGAAGCCGTACCAGCGGCGCTGCTCCACCTGGTCCTTGTAGTAGGTGAAGAGGAAGTCGAGGTGGTCCTCGATCTTGGCCTTGGCAGGGGTGGAGCGATCGGGCTCGGAGTAGAGGCCGGGGCCGAAGACCTGGGCCTTGATGAGCTGCTTGGGCGGGGCGGCGAGCTGCGGCAGCACCCGGACGGCTTCGACCTGTTCGGCGAGTTTCTCGGCGCTCGGGGTCGACTCGTTGGCCCAGAAGAGGAGTTCGGAGGTACGGGCGATGCCGTAGGGGGTGCCGAAGCCGGGTTCGTAGTCCTCGTAGGTGATGTTGAGGCCTTCGAGCTGTTCGGCGAAGGTGTCCTGGCCCATGCCGTCGTGGTAGAAGCGCAGGTCCATGGGCTGGGCCTCGGGCGACCAGAGCCAGAGGGTGACCTCGGCCTCGTCGGTCTGGGCGTCGCGGATGTCGAGCTGGGCGGGGTGCTTCTCCCAGAAGTCCCGCAGGCCGAAGGACAGTCCGCCACTGGCCCCGCCGACGTAACCGAACCCGGAGGCGCGCTTGCCGCCGCCGGCGCCGATCCAGCCGTGGCCCTTCTTCGTGCGCTTGCGGAGGGTGAAGCCGTCGGCGGAGAGCTGGGAGAGCGTGTAGTCGCCCCACTCGGGGATGTACTGGAGGCGGGTGGTGACCCGCTGGTCCCAGGTCGAGGGGTCGGGCAGCTTCTCCCCCGCGAACTGGGCCGCCTGGACGGCCGCTCCGGGGTCGCGCCGCAGCCCGGTGATGCCCTTGACGGCCTCGCGCAGCAGCCCGGCGCCGTCGCCGCCGATCCGGATGTGCCGGTCGTACGAGGCGTCCCGCATCGGCACGCTGAAGCGGACCCCGATGCCGCGGATGAAGTCGCCGCTGGACTTGCCGGGTTCCTGGGTGCCGTCGTAGGTGATGGTGTGGACCATGCGGAAGGAGTCGGCGCCGGCGTAGAAGTAGAGGCGGATCGAGAAGGGGAGCCAACTGCGGCTGCCCTTGCGGTGCTTGCCGTCGATGCGGACAACTGCCCTGACGGGGCCGTCCTGTTCGACCTCGACCTTGTCGATGGCGCTGTCGAAGCGCTCGAACTTGGTGGCGCCCTGGTCCTCGTCCTCGATCTCGGGCTGGCGGATGAGGACGAGCCGCCCGTTCTTGGCGATCTCGGTGGAGCCGCGGGTCACCGACTTGACCAGTGTGGAGCCGGACTTGGCGATGCGGGCGGTGATGACTCCGGTCGAGACGGTGATGGTCCCGCCGCTCTTGTCGACGGTGATCTTCGCGGCGGGGGCCTCGGGCGTCCCGGCGGCGAGCGTCAGCTTGCCGTTGCCCGAACTGACCGCGTGCGCCGTCCACTTGAGTGTGCCGTCGGGCCAGTAGGCGAGCGGCCACGACTGTACGGGGACGGACTTGCCGTCGGCGTCCGTGAGCGCGAAGGTCTGGCTCGCGTCGTAGGTGCCCTTCGGCCAGGGCACGCCGACCGTGGAGCCGGGGGCGGCACCGAGGCCGCCGTCCTCCAGCCAGTCCAGGGTCACGGGACCGGCGTCGGTCTCGGCGGCTCTGGGCGCGGCCTGCGCGTCCTTCGCTCCCAGGGCCCAGCTGAACTGGGCGGCGGCTCCGGCGACTGCGGCGGCCTTGAGAAGGGACCTGCGGGGGATGGGAGACATGAGGGACCAGCCTTTCCTTTCCGTGCGGATGCATGGGTGGTCAGGGGCATGACAGAGAGAGGTACGGCGCCCGGGGCGCCGACCTTGTGCGAGGGCGCCGCCCGTCAGCGGCGCCGGTACCGCTCCTCGACGGCGACGGACGCCGCCGCGACGGCCCCGAGGACGGGAACCGCCAGCGGCGGAAGAAACCCCGCGGACAGAGCCACGACGGCCAGCCCGCAGACGACCAGGAAGGAACCGGCGGGATCGCGCACGGTCCGGCGTCCGGCGTCCGCGAGCAGCGCCCGCCAGGGGGCGCCCGGCGTCCAGACGGCCGTCGCTCGCAGCAGGGCCACGGCGAGTGCGATCAACGCGAAGATGCCGACGGCCCCGACGAACCGCCCGCCGGGAAGCCCGGCCCGCGCGGCCAGGACGTCCACCCAGACCGCGGCGGCCACCGCCCAGCCGGCGAGCCCGACGAGCCATCCGCCGCGCACGGCGGCCCGGAAGTCGGCGACGAACTCCCGCCAGCCGCCGCCCACATGGGTCGTGCGACGCCGAAGATGCCGTGCGCCGGCGGCGAAGGCGGCGGGGTAGGTGACAACTCCGAGACAGGCCACGGCGATCCACACGCCGGTGAGCAGACACTCGGCGAAGACCGCGAAGCGCTCGCCGAACACGGACTCCTTGCGCGCCTTGCGCGGGGAGCGTTCCTTCACGCGTGCTTGGGCCATGGTCGCCGCCTCAGCCCTTCAGTCCGGAGGTCGCCATACCGTCGATGAGGTAGCGCTGGAAGGCCATGAAGAAGGCGACGACGGGCACCAGCGCCACCAACGACATGGCGATCATGCTGCCGTAGTTGGAGATGCCCTCCTGGTCGCGGAACATCATCAGGCCGAGCGAAACGGTGTACTTGGAGGGCGTGTTGAGGTAGATCAACGGCCCCATGAAGTCGTTCCACGCGTTGATGAAGGTGAAGATCGCGCTGGTGATGATGGCCGGGCGGCTCAGCGGCAGCACGATCGACCAGTAGGTCCGCAGATGCCCGCAGCCGTCGAGTTTCGCGGCCTCGTCCAGCTCGCGCGGCAGCCCGCGCATGAACTGCACCATCAGGAAGACGAAGAACGCCTCCGTGGCGAGGAACTTGCCGGCGACGAGCGGCACGAGCGTGTCGATGTAGCCGAGGTTGCGGAACAGTACGTACTGCGGGATGAGCAGCACGTGGTACGGCAGCAGCAGCGTGCCGATCATCAGCGTGAACAGCAGGTTCCGGCCGGCGAACCGGATCTTGGCGAAGGCGTACGCGGTCAGCGAGCTGGAGATCACCACGCCGACCACGGCCAGGCCCGCGTACATCAGCGAGTTGGTGAAGAAGTTGCCGATCGAGATGCCGGAGATGCCGTCGGCGAGCCCGGAGAAGTTCGCCCAGACCGGCTTGGTCGGCAGCAGGTCGAGGCTGGCGATGATGTCCTTGCTCGGCTTGAACGAGGCGCCGAGCACCCAGATCACCGGGTAGAGGACGACCGCGAGCACGAGGAGCGCGCCCACGTGCCAGGCGAGGGATCCGATGCGCCGCCGCTCGCCGGCGGTGCTCACAACAGGGCTGGTGGCGCTGGTCACTTGGCGGCCTCCTCGTAGTGCACCCACTTCTTCTGCGACCAGAACAGGACCGCCGTGACGAGAGCCACCGCGATCACCAGCGTCCAGGCCATCGCGGAGGCGAAGCCCATCTGGGCCTCCTTGAAGCCCTTCTGGTAGAGGTAGCAGGTGTAGACGAGGGTGGCGTCGGCGGGCCCGCACCTGGTGTCGGAGACGACATAGGCGGAGCCGAACACCTGGAACGCGTGGATCGACTCCAGCAGCACGTTGAAGAACAGCACCGGGGAGATCATCGGGAGCGTGATGTTCCAGAACCGCCGGAAGGGGCCGGCTCCGTCCATCTCGGCGGCCTCGTACAGCTCCTGCGGCACCTGCTTGAGGCCGGCCAGGAAGATGACCATGGGCGCGCCGAACTGCCAGATGCTCAGCGCCACCAGGGCGTACAGGACGTAGTCAGGGTTGCCGATCCAGCCGCCGACGTCGAGTCCGAAGACCTTCTGCGTACGGTCCACGACGGCGTTGTCGGAGAACAGCGCCCGCCAGACGAACCCCACGGAGACGCTGGCTCCGATGAGCGACGGCATGTAGAACGCGGCCCGGTACAGGGACTGTCCGCGCCGCTTCTGCGCGAGCAGCAGCGCCACTCCGAGCGCGAGGAGCAGCTTCAGCGGTGTGGCCACGACGACGTACTTGAGCGTGACCTCGACCGACTTCTGCCAGCGCGGGTCCTGGAACATCGTCGTGAAGTTGTCCAGCCCCACCCACTTGGGCGGCGTGAACAGGTTGTAGCTGGTGAACGCGTAGTACAGCGACGCGATCATCGGCCCCGCCGTGAGCAGCAGGAACCCCGCGATCCACGGCGACATGAAGAGATAGCCGGCGAGGTTCTCGCGGCGCCGCCCGCGCCGCCCGGCGACAGGAGCGGCGGACCGCTTCTGCGCCGGGCGCGCGGGCGCTTCTTTGACGAGCGTCATGGTGGTACGTCCCCTCAGCCCGCGAACGCGGCCTTGGCCTCGCTGAACAGCGCCTTCGCGGCATCGGCCGGCTTGGTCTTGCCCTGGGCGACCTCACCGCCGATACGCAGGAAGGCCGCCTCGATGACGTCCGCGCCGGACGGGTGCGGGGTGATCTTCCCGAGCACGCCGGCCTTGGCGACCTCGTCCTCGTAGGCCGAGACACCCTTGTTGTTGGGGTCGGTCGGCTTGAAGGCGTCGTACTGCTCGGTCGTGGCGAGGATGCCTCGGTCGTATCCCATGATCTTGCCGACCTCGGGGTCATGGACCATGAAGCTGATGAACTGGGCAGCTTCCTTGGGGTGCTTGGTCCCGGAGAAGGCGCTGAGCATCAGCGAACCGAGGTACTGGCCGGTGTCCTTGCCGTCCGTGGTGGGGATCGGCGCGAGCCCGTAGTCGGAATCCCCCTCACCCTGGTAACGGATGGAGAAGTTGTCCCAGGTGAATTCGGACGCGGCGAGCCCCGCCGACAGACCGGACTTCGGCTTGACCTGCTCGATCTTCTTGGGGTCGGCGACAAGACCGGACTTCACCCGCTTGTAGCCGTCCTCCCACCACTGCGTCACGTCGTCCTCGGTGAAACCGAGATCGGTGTCGGTGAAGAAGGCCTTGCCGTTCTGGCGCAGGTACAGGTCGTAGAGGTACATGATGGCGAAGTAACCGGTGTCACCGGCGATCTTCAGCTTGTCCTGGATCTGCTGCAGAGCCGCGAAGTACTCGTCCCAGGTCCAGCCGAACTTCGCCTCGACGCCCGCCTTCTTGAAGGCCTTGAGGTCGATCACGAGCGACATGGTGTTGGCGCCGACCGGAACGGCGATCTGCTTGCCGTCGACCTGCCCGTTCGCCAGAACGCCGTTGCGGA
This genomic interval from Streptomyces sp. B21-083 contains the following:
- a CDS encoding carbohydrate ABC transporter permease; the encoded protein is MTSATSPVVSTAGERRRIGSLAWHVGALLVLAVVLYPVIWVLGASFKPSKDIIASLDLLPTKPVWANFSGLADGISGISIGNFFTNSLMYAGLAVVGVVISSSLTAYAFAKIRFAGRNLLFTLMIGTLLLPYHVLLIPQYVLFRNLGYIDTLVPLVAGKFLATEAFFVFLMVQFMRGLPRELDEAAKLDGCGHLRTYWSIVLPLSRPAIITSAIFTFINAWNDFMGPLIYLNTPSKYTVSLGLMMFRDQEGISNYGSMIAMSLVALVPVVAFFMAFQRYLIDGMATSGLKG
- a CDS encoding DUF4365 domain-containing protein, with translation MAIAQPERGGLLPERTAPHRGTLATTACMETLQVGYLHAVAAAAGCSLSQPFPDNGIDWHVSHGSPGHTVDDEVTIKVQLKCTYQIAPNPPGPYFSFTLDNAHLAKLARTPVSVHKILVVMLVPRSQDDWLRAGHDRLDLRHCCYWINLAGQRVTGRHRTTVRIPTSRIFDDRALCEIMTRVGTGGRP
- a CDS encoding ABC transporter substrate-binding protein, whose product is MPENRNVERRTILKAAGASAAALGLAATTGCGGDSGAGDGNVTLRYAWWGGEPRTIAIKKTIALFEKKYPKIKIKPEFTDYESYWEKFQTQASGGNPPDVFQNAVGFLRKYDKRGVLLDLKSQADAGNLSLDNFRNGVLANGQVDGKQIAVPVGANTMSLVIDLKAFKKAGVEAKFGWTWDEYFAALQQIQDKLKIAGDTGYFAIMYLYDLYLRQNGKAFFTDTDLGFTEDDVTQWWEDGYKRVKSGLVADPKKIEQVKPKSGLSAGLAASEFTWDNFSIRYQGEGDSDYGLAPIPTTDGKDTGQYLGSLMLSAFSGTKHPKEAAQFISFMVHDPEVGKIMGYDRGILATTEQYDAFKPTDPNNKGVSAYEDEVAKAGVLGKITPHPSGADVIEAAFLRIGGEVAQGKTKPADAAKALFSEAKAAFAG
- a CDS encoding 3'-5' exonuclease; translation: MTCWYEGPLAAFDTETTGVDVETDRIVSASVVVQEGPAVRPRVSRWLINPGVPVPASATAVHGLTDEHLQRNGRWPSPVVEEIARALAEQAAAGRPLVIMNAPFDLTMLDRELRRHRASSLDRWFESTPLLVLDPRVLDKHLDRYRKGRRTLTDLCAHYGVTLEGAHDAAADAMASLEVVRAVGRRFATRLERLSPAELHTLQAVWHAGQARGLQAWFAKSGTPEAVDPAWPLRPEMPAAA
- a CDS encoding carbohydrate ABC transporter permease, with translation MTLVKEAPARPAQKRSAAPVAGRRGRRRENLAGYLFMSPWIAGFLLLTAGPMIASLYYAFTSYNLFTPPKWVGLDNFTTMFQDPRWQKSVEVTLKYVVVATPLKLLLALGVALLLAQKRRGQSLYRAAFYMPSLIGASVSVGFVWRALFSDNAVVDRTQKVFGLDVGGWIGNPDYVLYALVALSIWQFGAPMVIFLAGLKQVPQELYEAAEMDGAGPFRRFWNITLPMISPVLFFNVLLESIHAFQVFGSAYVVSDTRCGPADATLVYTCYLYQKGFKEAQMGFASAMAWTLVIAVALVTAVLFWSQKKWVHYEEAAK
- a CDS encoding SRPBCC family protein produces the protein MDWSHYRFRARWTLAAPLAAVYDALEQAEDYPHWWPQVRAVDRIDDTSGVIRIRSLLPYDLTFTAREVRGDPAAGVLEIAMTGDLDGWARWTLTAVGSGTQADYDQEVDVTKPLMRRLAVPGRPLFRANHTLMMRAGRRGLAAHLRAA
- a CDS encoding exo-rhamnogalacturonan lyase family protein, producing MSPIPRRSLLKAAAVAGAAAQFSWALGAKDAQAAPRAAETDAGPVTLDWLEDGGLGAAPGSTVGVPWPKGTYDASQTFALTDADGKSVPVQSWPLAYWPDGTLKWTAHAVSSGNGKLTLAAGTPEAPAAKITVDKSGGTITVSTGVITARIAKSGSTLVKSVTRGSTEIAKNGRLVLIRQPEIEDEDQGATKFERFDSAIDKVEVEQDGPVRAVVRIDGKHRKGSRSWLPFSIRLYFYAGADSFRMVHTITYDGTQEPGKSSGDFIRGIGVRFSVPMRDASYDRHIRIGGDGAGLLREAVKGITGLRRDPGAAVQAAQFAGEKLPDPSTWDQRVTTRLQYIPEWGDYTLSQLSADGFTLRKRTKKGHGWIGAGGGKRASGFGYVGGASGGLSFGLRDFWEKHPAQLDIRDAQTDEAEVTLWLWSPEAQPMDLRFYHDGMGQDTFAEQLEGLNITYEDYEPGFGTPYGIARTSELLFWANESTPSAEKLAEQVEAVRVLPQLAAPPKQLIKAQVFGPGLYSEPDRSTPAKAKIEDHLDFLFTYYKDQVEQRRWYGFWDYGDIMHTYDTYRHQWRYDVGGYAWDNSELSPDLWLWLAYLRSGRADIFRFAEAMTRHTGEVDVYHLGQWAGLGTRHGVQHYADSAKQQRIANTTYRRYYYFLTGDERVGDLMHANVDSDETFLALDPLRKIRTEPYTPDRHALSIGFGTDWSGLVSAWLTEWERKGPKWEKAKARVLSTMETIAAQPNGFVQGSGLYDLDTGKFAVAAAPVVGVSHLSAVFGLNELCAELIDLVDMPKFNEAYFDYCRYFNATKAEQAARYGSNFGTLLLFQGHSRLDAYAAVKTGDAKLAARAWDKFYNSDGYKESAPWKTEQVTGPVALVPGSEATWVATNDTALYGLAAIENLALLGHKMPS